The nucleotide window GTCCGTGAATCGGACCTCCTCCACCCCGCCGGTGGGGGCTAGGTGGGCGATCACGGCATCGACGAGGTCCTCGGGGGCGGAGGCGCCGGCCGTCACGCCGACCACGCCACGCAGGTCGGCAGGTAGTTCCTCCGGACCGTTGACCCGGTGGACTCGGGGGCAGCCTGCGGCCCGGGCGATGCTCTCCAGGGCCCGGGTGTTCGACGAGTTGGCGGAGCCGATGATCACCACCGCATCGCACCGAGGAGCGATCTGCATCAGCGCCGATTGGCGGTTGGTGGTGGCGAAGCACAGGTCGGAACGACCTGGCATCCACACGTCGGGGAACCGGCGGCGGGTGGCATCGGCCACATCGGACCAGTCGCGGTGGCTGAGGGTGGTCTGGGCCAGCAGCGCGACCGGTTGTTCGAACTCGGGGAGGGCATCGACCTCTTCGACCGTCTCGACCCGGTGGATGGCTTCCGGGGCCACGGCCATGGTGCCAACCGCCTCTTCATGTCCCTCGTGGCCGACGTAGACGATGCGGTAGCCCTTCCCGGCTCGGACCTTCACCTCGTGATGCACCTTGGTGACCAGCGGGCAGACCGCGTCGACGACGTAGCGTCCACTGGCTCGCGCCGCCTCCACGACCTCCGGTGCGGAGCCGTGAGCGGACAGCATGACCGGCCGACCGGGAGGTACGTCGGCGATGTCGTCGACGAAGATCACCCCGAGGTCCTCGAAGCGCTGCACCACCCGCTGGTTGTGGACGATCTCGTGGTAGCAGTACACGGGCGGCTCGAAGGCTCGCACCATCCACGCCAGGGCCTTGATGGCCATCTCCACCCCCGCACAGAACCCGCGGGGCGCGGCCAGCAGCACCCGCTCGACCGTCGAGTCAGGGGGGTCGGCTCGTAGGGTGTTCATGGTCCGCCCAGGCTACCGGGGGCGCGCTCGGCGCCAGTACCCTGACGGGCCTGTGTCCGCCCCTCGTGTCGTCGCGGTAGCGCCCGCCTCGCCGGCGGCGGTCGCCGGTGTGCTGCCCGGTGATGAGATCCTGGCGCTGAACGGCGAGCGCCCTCGGGATGTCATCTCCTACCAACTGCTCGCCGAGGAGCCGGAGATCCTCCTCGACGTGAACCGTGGAGGGCTTGAGCTCACGCTCGAGGTTCGCAAGCGCGTCGGTGAGCCTCTCGGGGTCGAGCTGCACGCCGCGCTGTTCGACCAGGTGCGCACCTGTGACAACCACTGCGAGTTCTGCTTCATCTACCAGCTGCCCCGGGGGCTGCGTGAGAGCCTCTACGTCAAGGACGACGACTACCGGCTCTCGTTCCTGTACGGCAACTTCACCACCCTGACCCGCTTCACGGAGGCCGACCTCGAGCGAGTGGTGGCCGAGCGGCTCTCCCCCCTGCACGTGAGCATCCACACCACCGACCCGCAGCGGCGGGCGGAGATCCTCCGCAACCGCCGCGGGGCCACCAGCCTGCGGTGGCTGCGGGCACTGCTCGATCACGGGATCGAGGTCCACGGCCAGATCGTGGTGTGTCCGGGGGTGAACGACGGTGACGTGCTCGACGACACACTCGCGGGTGTTCTCGACCAGTACCCGGAGTTGGCGACGGTGTGCGTCGTGCCGCTCGGGGTGTCGAGATACAACACCGAGGCCCGGATGCGGGCCCACACCCCCGCCGAGGCCGGCGCGGTGCTGGCCGCGGTGCACGACTGGCAGGAGGTCTACCGCGCGGTGCTCGGCCGGCGGCTGGTGTTCGCAGCCGACGAGTACTACCTGCTCGCCGGTGAGCCGTTCCCACCCGCCGAGGCCTACGAGGGCTTCCCGATGCACGAGGACGGCGTGGGCATGGCTCGGGCGTTCGAGTTGGAGTTCGACGGCGCGGGTGCCCGACCGACGGCCGCCCGTAGTGGGTTCTTCGCCTGGGTGGAGGGCGCACCCCCCGACGGGTACCGGGCTTCCCGCCGCGGGGAGTCGGCGGGGGAGGAGCTGCCCATGGGGCCCGGCGCGCCCGTCGGGGTGATCACCGGCACCTACGGCGCCCGGGTGCTCGAGCCGATCATCGCCCGCCTGGGGCGGGGAGACGTGCGGATCGTCGAGGTCCGCAACGAGTTCTTCGGGGGCAACACGGGCGTGGCCGGCCTGCTCGTCGGCGCGGACATCCACCGGGCGCTGCGGCGCCAGCCCGCCGGCCACCGGTACCTCCTGCCGGACGTGTGCCTCTCACGGGGACGGTTCCTCGACGGGACCACGCC belongs to Rhabdothermincola sediminis and includes:
- the ispH gene encoding 4-hydroxy-3-methylbut-2-enyl diphosphate reductase, which encodes MNTLRADPPDSTVERVLLAAPRGFCAGVEMAIKALAWMVRAFEPPVYCYHEIVHNQRVVQRFEDLGVIFVDDIADVPPGRPVMLSAHGSAPEVVEAARASGRYVVDAVCPLVTKVHHEVKVRAGKGYRIVYVGHEGHEEAVGTMAVAPEAIHRVETVEEVDALPEFEQPVALLAQTTLSHRDWSDVADATRRRFPDVWMPGRSDLCFATTNRQSALMQIAPRCDAVVIIGSANSSNTRALESIARAAGCPRVHRVNGPEELPADLRGVVGVTAGASAPEDLVDAVIAHLAPTGGVEEVRFTDEDEYFPPPRNLRELLAAIDSFATFALGGSPANRPGVDDRRVRASDVLASLA
- a CDS encoding DUF512 domain-containing protein, with amino-acid sequence MSAPRVVAVAPASPAAVAGVLPGDEILALNGERPRDVISYQLLAEEPEILLDVNRGGLELTLEVRKRVGEPLGVELHAALFDQVRTCDNHCEFCFIYQLPRGLRESLYVKDDDYRLSFLYGNFTTLTRFTEADLERVVAERLSPLHVSIHTTDPQRRAEILRNRRGATSLRWLRALLDHGIEVHGQIVVCPGVNDGDVLDDTLAGVLDQYPELATVCVVPLGVSRYNTEARMRAHTPAEAGAVLAAVHDWQEVYRAVLGRRLVFAADEYYLLAGEPFPPAEAYEGFPMHEDGVGMARAFELEFDGAGARPTAARSGFFAWVEGAPPDGYRASRRGESAGEELPMGPGAPVGVITGTYGARVLEPIIARLGRGDVRIVEVRNEFFGGNTGVAGLLVGADIHRALRRQPAGHRYLLPDVCLSRGRFLDGTTPNQLPRPVEVVATNGAALRAALEG